In one Chitinophaga sancti genomic region, the following are encoded:
- the tuf gene encoding elongation factor Tu produces MAKETFKRDKPHVNIGTIGHVDHGKTTLTAAITNILASKGLAEKKGYDEIDAAPEEKERGITINTAHVEYQTANRHYAHVDCPGHADYVKNMITGAAQMDGAILVVAATDGPMPQTKEHILLARQVGVPRIVVFMNKVDLVDDPELLELVELEIRELLSKYNYDGDNTPIIKGSATGALAGEEKWVAAVEELMTAVDEYIPLPPRPVDLPFLMSVEDVFSITGRGTVATGRIERGKIKVGEPVEIVGLIEKPLTSTCTGVEMFKKLLDEGEAGDNAGLLLRGIEKKDIRRGMVITKPGTITPHTEFKCEVYVLSKEEGGRHTPFFQKYRPQFYFRTTDVTGEVELPAGVEMVMPGDNIGLTVKLIAPIAMEKGLKFAIREGGRTVGAGQVTEIVK; encoded by the coding sequence ATGGCAAAAGAAACCTTTAAGCGGGATAAACCCCACGTAAACATTGGTACCATCGGCCACGTTGACCACGGTAAAACTACCTTAACTGCTGCCATTACAAATATTTTGGCAAGCAAGGGTCTGGCTGAGAAGAAAGGATATGATGAGATCGATGCCGCACCTGAAGAAAAGGAAAGAGGTATTACCATCAACACTGCACACGTAGAATACCAGACTGCTAATCGTCACTATGCTCACGTAGACTGTCCAGGTCACGCTGACTATGTGAAGAACATGATCACTGGTGCTGCGCAGATGGACGGTGCTATCCTGGTGGTTGCTGCTACAGATGGTCCAATGCCACAAACTAAAGAACACATCCTGCTCGCTCGTCAGGTAGGTGTACCTCGTATCGTTGTTTTCATGAACAAAGTTGACCTGGTAGATGATCCTGAACTGCTGGAACTGGTAGAACTGGAAATCCGCGAGTTGCTGAGCAAATATAACTACGATGGTGACAACACTCCAATCATCAAGGGTTCCGCTACAGGTGCGCTGGCTGGTGAAGAGAAATGGGTTGCTGCTGTAGAAGAGCTGATGACTGCTGTAGATGAATACATTCCTCTGCCTCCTCGTCCGGTTGATTTGCCGTTCCTGATGTCTGTAGAAGACGTATTCTCTATCACAGGTCGTGGTACCGTTGCAACCGGTCGTATCGAACGTGGTAAAATCAAGGTTGGTGAACCAGTTGAAATCGTTGGTCTGATCGAAAAACCACTGACTTCTACTTGTACCGGTGTTGAAATGTTCAAGAAACTGCTCGACGAAGGTGAAGCTGGTGACAACGCTGGTCTGCTGCTGCGTGGTATTGAAAAGAAAGATATCCGTCGTGGTATGGTTATCACTAAACCAGGTACTATCACTCCGCACACTGAATTCAAATGTGAAGTATACGTACTGAGCAAAGAAGAAGGTGGCCGTCATACTCCATTCTTCCAGAAGTATCGCCCTCAGTTCTACTTCCGTACTACGGATGTAACTGGTGAGGTTGAACTGCCAGCTGGTGTTGAAATGGTTATGCCTGGTGATAACATCGGTCTGACTGTTAAACTGATCGCTCCAATCGCTATGGAAAAAGGTCTGAAATTCGCTATCCGCGAAGGTGGACGTACCGTAGGTGCTGGTCAGGTTACTGAAATCGTTAAGTAA
- the secE gene encoding preprotein translocase subunit SecE, whose amino-acid sequence MNKLRNYFRESYHELVHKVSWPTWQELQSSTMIVLIATVVITLIVWGMDALSNVVLSQYYKMF is encoded by the coding sequence ATGAACAAGCTCAGAAATTACTTCCGGGAATCCTATCATGAACTGGTGCATAAAGTATCCTGGCCTACCTGGCAGGAACTGCAATCCTCAACAATGATTGTTCTGATCGCTACTGTGGTGATTACCCTCATTGTATGGGGTATGGATGCCCTGTCAAACGTGGTGTTATCACAGTACTATAAAATGTTCTAA